Sequence from the Oikeobacillus pervagus genome:
GGAATCACATAATCTGCTGAAAGTTCCTCTTTTGAAACTAAATCAGCGATGGCCTTTACAGCTGCATGTTTCATCTCCTCATTAATATGTGTTGCCTGCACATCGAGCGCTCCTCTGAATATACCAGGAAAAGCCAACACATTATTGACTTGATTAGGGAAGTCAGAACGTCCTGTTCCGATTACTTTTGCTCCCACTTCTTTCGCCTCATTTGGCATAATTTCCGGTGTTGGATTGGCCATGGCAAAAATAATAGGCTGATCATTCATTGATTGTACCATTTCTTTTGTTAAAGCTCCTGCTACCGAAACCCCAACAAAGACATCTGCATCTTTTAACACATCTGCAAGACTCCCTTGCTTATGCCCACGGTTCGTAAATTTAGCCACTTCTTTTTTCACTTTATTCATTCCGTAAGGGCGTCCCTCATAAATCGCTCCCTTAGAATCACACATCACAATGTCGCGAACACCAAAGCTTACGAGAAGCTTAATGATGGCGATCCCCGCTGCACCTGCACCACTTGCCACAACTTTAATATCCGTAATTTTTTTCCCAACTAATTTTAATGCATTCAATAATCCTGCTACCGTTACAATAGCGGTTCCATGCTGGTCATCATGGAAAACAGGGATATTCACTTCTTTTTTCAGTCTTTCTTCAATAACAAAACAATCCGGTGCTGCAATATCTTCTAAATTGACCCCACCAAAAGTAGGCTCCATTAATTTCACTGCTTCAATAATCTTTTCTGTATCTTTCGAATTTAAACAAATAGGGAAAGCATCAACACCCGCAAAGTTCTTAAATA
This genomic interval carries:
- a CDS encoding NAD(P)-dependent malic enzyme, translated to MSLREEALHMHKLNRGKLETVGKVPLKNQKDLSLAYSPGVADPCKEIYERPETVFDYTMKGNMVAVVTNGTAVLGLGNIGPEASLPVMEGKALLFKNFAGVDAFPICLNSKDTEKIIEAVKLMEPTFGGVNLEDIAAPDCFVIEERLKKEVNIPVFHDDQHGTAIVTVAGLLNALKLVGKKITDIKVVASGAGAAGIAIIKLLVSFGVRDIVMCDSKGAIYEGRPYGMNKVKKEVAKFTNRGHKQGSLADVLKDADVFVGVSVAGALTKEMVQSMNDQPIIFAMANPTPEIMPNEAKEVGAKVIGTGRSDFPNQVNNVLAFPGIFRGALDVQATHINEEMKHAAVKAIADLVSKEELSADYVIPSPFDPRVAPAVAASVAKTAMETGVARIKVNPSEIHQKTVELATIGKGE